Proteins encoded within one genomic window of Deltaproteobacteria bacterium:
- a CDS encoding tryptophan--tRNA ligase translates to MSKEIILTGITTTGTPHLGNYVGAIRPAIEASRNEDNQTYYFLADYHSLIKVQDPERVHRSELEVAATWLALGLDAERSVFYRQSDIPEIPELTWILSCVTAKGLMNRAHAYKAAVAANEEIDGSDPDKGVTMGLFCYPVLMAADILMFRANKVPVGRDQIQHIEMARDVAQRFNHLYGETFVLPEAVVGENVAVLSGLDGRKMSKSYDNTIPLFLPSKKLRKLVMKIKTDSLPPEAPKDPDTSTVFEIFRALATPEQTAEMRERYLKGIGWGEAKEALFELIDAQLQGPRQRYEELIADPAQVEEILLQGAAKAREISVPMLDRVRRAVGIRPLN, encoded by the coding sequence ATGAGCAAAGAAATCATTTTGACCGGCATCACCACCACCGGCACACCGCATCTGGGTAACTATGTCGGGGCCATCCGGCCGGCCATTGAGGCCAGCCGCAACGAAGACAACCAGACCTACTACTTTCTGGCCGACTACCATTCCCTGATCAAAGTCCAGGATCCGGAACGAGTCCACCGGTCCGAACTGGAAGTGGCCGCGACTTGGCTGGCCCTGGGCCTGGACGCCGAGCGTTCGGTATTCTACCGCCAATCGGACATCCCTGAAATCCCCGAACTGACCTGGATCCTGTCCTGCGTCACGGCCAAGGGACTCATGAATCGGGCCCACGCCTACAAGGCCGCCGTGGCCGCCAACGAGGAAATCGACGGCTCGGACCCGGACAAGGGCGTGACCATGGGCCTTTTCTGCTATCCGGTCCTGATGGCCGCCGACATTCTCATGTTCAGGGCCAACAAAGTTCCCGTAGGCCGGGACCAGATCCAGCACATCGAAATGGCCAGGGATGTCGCCCAGCGATTCAACCATCTCTACGGCGAGACCTTTGTCCTGCCCGAGGCCGTGGTCGGCGAGAACGTGGCCGTTCTTTCGGGCCTGGACGGCCGTAAAATGAGCAAGAGCTACGACAATACCATCCCCCTCTTCCTGCCGTCCAAAAAGCTTCGCAAGCTGGTCATGAAAATCAAGACCGACTCTCTGCCCCCCGAGGCCCCCAAGGATCCGGACACGAGCACGGTCTTCGAGATTTTCCGGGCCCTGGCCACACCCGAACAAACCGCTGAGATGCGCGAACGATACCTGAAAGGCATCGGCTGGGGCGAGGCCAAGGAGGCCCTGTTCGAACTCATCGACGCCCAGCTCCAGGGCCCCAGACAGCGGTACGAGGAACTCATTGCCGATCCGGCCCAAGTGGAGGAGATTCTCCTCCAGGGGGCCGCCAAGGCCAGGGAAATCAGCGTACCCATGCTGGACAGGGTCCGTCGGGCCGTTGGCATCCGGCCCCTGAACTGA
- a CDS encoding hydrogenase maturation nickel metallochaperone HypA, producing MHELSIAESLVDIIRQEMEKHGVTTLHKVEVVVGQLTAIVPEALEMSFTALTVDTPLAGAVITTEIRPLTVCCRECKKDFSPAEDDPYLMTCPFCGAEIGHEVLTGRELFISNIVAE from the coding sequence ATGCACGAATTGTCCATCGCCGAGAGCCTGGTCGACATCATCCGACAGGAAATGGAAAAGCACGGGGTCACGACCCTCCACAAGGTCGAGGTCGTGGTCGGCCAATTGACGGCCATTGTTCCCGAGGCCCTTGAAATGTCCTTCACCGCGCTGACCGTGGACACCCCGTTGGCCGGGGCCGTCATCACCACCGAGATCAGGCCTCTCACGGTCTGTTGCCGGGAATGCAAGAAGGACTTCTCCCCAGCCGAAGACGACCCCTACCTCATGACCTGCCCATTTTGCGGGGCTGAAATCGGCCACGAGGTCCTGACCGGTCGGGAACTTTTCATCTCCAACATCGTGGCCGAATAG
- the hypB gene encoding hydrogenase accessory protein HypB: MQIPVVRNILEANDRISEQLRLMFGQMRVLALNLMSSPGSGKTTILERTLTDLKAEFEMAVIEGDVMTSNDAKRVAATGARAIQINTDGGCHLDSSMVLEACNRLDLKGTDILFVENVGNLVCPAEFSVGEDHKVAILSVTEGDDKPEKYPLLFAESRVMILNKIDLMPYVDFDLERASRFARALNKDIEIFTLSARTGEGMEAWYAWLRKEVQTKKNA; encoded by the coding sequence ATGCAGATCCCTGTCGTTCGCAACATCCTGGAAGCCAACGACCGCATTTCCGAACAGCTTCGGCTCATGTTCGGCCAGATGCGGGTTCTGGCTCTCAACCTCATGAGCTCCCCCGGCTCGGGAAAAACCACCATCCTCGAGCGGACCCTGACGGACCTCAAGGCCGAATTCGAGATGGCCGTCATCGAAGGCGATGTCATGACCAGCAATGACGCCAAACGGGTGGCCGCCACCGGGGCCCGGGCCATCCAGATCAACACCGACGGCGGATGCCATCTAGACAGCTCCATGGTTCTGGAGGCCTGCAACCGCCTGGACCTCAAGGGCACGGACATCCTCTTTGTCGAAAATGTCGGCAACCTGGTCTGTCCGGCCGAATTTTCCGTGGGCGAGGATCACAAGGTGGCCATCCTGAGCGTTACGGAGGGTGACGACAAGCCCGAGAAATATCCCCTGCTCTTCGCCGAGTCGCGGGTCATGATCTTGAACAAAATCGATCTCATGCCCTACGTGGACTTCGACCTTGAGCGGGCCTCCCGCTTCGCCCGCGCTCTGAACAAGGATATCGAGATTTTCACCCTTTCGGCCCGCACCGGTGAGGGCATGGAGGCCTGGTACGCTTGGCTTCGCAAGGAAGTGCAGACCAAGAAAAACGCATGA
- a CDS encoding radical SAM protein, translated as MRGRPPGPGPQRRQTHEGLPGTRHHQGHPPADDRALLQGRSRFSRRLKAMRVLLAYPPCLHPRVNDPDAGVVPMGLYSIGAVLLKAGHEVRVENLNSSRDNVQAIGSLLRDFSPDLVGLSVLNANRWGAVAVCRMVRALLPGCKTVFGGVGATFLWHFFLDHFPEIDFAVLGEGEQTMLLLVQALEAGKNPDLDDIPGLAFRTDSGPSLIPPGPLIRDLDSLPDPSRHFAFQHLALSRGCPGRCTFCGSPRFWQGRVRFHSPSRFVDQMENQVGRGIRFFYVSDDTFTLDRNRALAVCREILDRDLDVTWFAISRVDRVDPELLAWMRRAGCIQISYGVESGSDFIRNEVLGKGVSRQDIVNAFVWTQASGILARAYFIYGSPGETEATIEESIDLIRDIKPLGLITYSLHLYPGTDLFDRLAPAHGLTDQTWLTPVEDILLAQLAPEPGEKTVLTWGRKLRRVWHSELPDFARALEFAPDDELRPFQADLCSRLGLTLAFGDLAREDIPDREDTAEYLFSRALDLCPDRRAFLGLGMLWQRSGRTEESMKILDRGLTFHDQDMDLCLCQAVNLLGLGRNAEAAILAEPFADSPRGTEILKACRRTLG; from the coding sequence ATGCGAGGCCGTCCGCCAGGCCCTGGCCCGCAACGACGGCAAACGCATGAAGGCCTGCCGGGAACTCGGCATCACCAAGGACACCCTCCGGCGGATGATCGAGCGTTGCTCCAGGGAAGATCCCGGTTTTCCCGTCGTCTGAAGGCCATGCGCGTCCTTCTGGCCTATCCCCCCTGTCTTCATCCTCGGGTCAACGATCCCGATGCCGGAGTCGTGCCCATGGGTCTCTACTCCATCGGGGCCGTGCTTCTAAAAGCCGGCCACGAGGTCCGCGTCGAGAACCTCAATAGCTCGCGCGACAACGTCCAAGCCATAGGCTCCCTGCTTCGCGATTTCTCCCCCGATCTGGTCGGTCTGTCGGTCCTGAACGCCAACCGCTGGGGGGCCGTGGCCGTCTGCCGGATGGTCCGGGCCCTGCTGCCTGGGTGCAAAACCGTGTTCGGCGGGGTCGGGGCCACCTTTCTCTGGCATTTTTTTCTCGATCATTTCCCCGAAATCGATTTCGCCGTCCTGGGCGAGGGCGAACAGACCATGCTGCTCCTCGTTCAGGCCCTTGAAGCCGGAAAAAATCCGGACCTGGACGACATCCCCGGCCTGGCTTTCCGAACCGATTCCGGCCCGAGTTTAATCCCGCCCGGACCCCTTATCCGCGATCTGGACAGCCTGCCCGATCCATCCCGGCACTTCGCCTTTCAGCATCTGGCCCTTTCCCGGGGCTGTCCGGGCCGCTGCACCTTCTGCGGTTCTCCCCGCTTCTGGCAGGGCCGGGTCCGCTTCCACTCCCCCTCACGATTCGTCGATCAGATGGAAAATCAGGTCGGCCGGGGAATCCGGTTCTTCTACGTCTCCGACGACACCTTCACCCTGGACCGGAACCGGGCCCTGGCCGTCTGCCGGGAGATCCTGGACCGCGATCTGGACGTGACCTGGTTCGCCATCTCCCGGGTGGACAGGGTCGACCCGGAGCTTCTGGCCTGGATGCGCCGGGCCGGGTGCATCCAGATCAGCTACGGAGTGGAGAGCGGGTCAGACTTCATTCGCAACGAAGTCCTGGGCAAAGGCGTCTCGCGCCAGGACATCGTCAACGCCTTTGTCTGGACCCAGGCCAGCGGCATCCTAGCCCGGGCCTACTTCATCTACGGTTCCCCCGGGGAGACCGAGGCCACCATCGAGGAAAGCATCGACCTCATCCGGGACATCAAGCCCCTGGGCCTCATCACTTATTCCCTGCACCTCTACCCGGGCACGGACCTCTTCGACCGCCTGGCCCCGGCCCACGGTCTCACGGACCAAACATGGCTGACCCCGGTGGAGGACATCCTCCTGGCCCAACTGGCTCCGGAACCGGGAGAGAAGACCGTCTTGACCTGGGGCCGAAAACTTCGTCGGGTCTGGCATTCGGAACTGCCGGATTTCGCCCGGGCCCTCGAATTCGCCCCCGACGACGAGCTTCGGCCCTTCCAGGCCGACCTCTGCTCCCGCCTGGGCCTGACCCTGGCCTTCGGCGATTTGGCTAGAGAAGATATTCCCGACCGGGAGGACACGGCCGAATACCTGTTTTCCAGGGCCCTGGACCTCTGTCCGGACCGGCGGGCCTTCCTGGGCCTTGGCATGCTCTGGCAACGCTCCGGTCGAACCGAGGAGTCCATGAAGATTCTTGACCGTGGCCTGACTTTCCATGACCAGGACATGGATCTTTGTCTCTGCCAGGCAGTGAACCTCCTGGGCCTCGGCCGAAATGCCGAAGCCGCAATCTTGGCCGAACCCTTTGCCGACTCGCCACGGGGCACGGAAATACTCAAGGCCTGCCGACGGACATTGGGCTGA
- a CDS encoding DNA primase, protein MTDLVRVADCLRHNALGDGALFRDIHRGRFVYDASAGSWMEWQGHRWDTDVTDRALAAVEDVALAYADLEADLSERSAEAQAAGNTDDARRLQGARKKVEARVDRLRGTRGREDCLRFARTMQTDPLVVRGDVWDQDPDLLVCENGVLDLTTGAMRPGRTDDWNQKAAAVVWDESAACPTWERFLSESIGCPETVAFLQRAMGYGLTGHTHEQVFLLLSGEGRNGKGIFVETALSIMGQYAGPIQAEMLLDQGRGARNPAGPSPDIMSLRGRRLVVASESDEARRFSSSKLKWITGQDSLVGRNPNEKFQVTFLPTHLLILCTNNDPYAPADDFAFWERVRKVVWPFQFVHRPDPDNPRQKLRDDRLRSALANERPGILRWMVEGCLLWRGEGLNPPPPVMSAGDEYRRENDQIQDWIDECVGLSDGGETSSNDLYENFGAWWRKYHGARVPSIAWWGRRMSKKFERIKRGVYYYQGLFLTVETESLK, encoded by the coding sequence ATGACCGACCTGGTCCGTGTGGCCGACTGCCTGCGCCACAACGCCCTGGGCGACGGCGCCCTGTTCCGGGACATCCATCGGGGCCGGTTCGTTTACGACGCTTCGGCCGGGTCCTGGATGGAATGGCAAGGCCATCGCTGGGACACCGACGTCACCGACCGGGCCCTGGCAGCCGTCGAGGACGTCGCCCTGGCCTACGCTGACCTCGAGGCCGATCTGTCGGAGCGGTCGGCCGAGGCCCAGGCCGCCGGGAACACCGACGACGCCAGGCGCCTCCAGGGGGCGAGGAAAAAAGTCGAGGCCCGTGTCGACCGGCTGCGCGGAACCCGGGGCCGGGAGGACTGCCTCCGCTTCGCCCGGACCATGCAGACGGATCCCCTCGTGGTCCGCGGCGATGTCTGGGACCAGGATCCCGACCTGTTGGTCTGCGAGAATGGCGTCCTGGATTTAACCACCGGGGCCATGCGTCCAGGCCGGACCGACGACTGGAACCAGAAGGCCGCCGCAGTGGTCTGGGACGAGTCGGCCGCATGCCCGACCTGGGAGCGTTTCCTGTCCGAGTCCATCGGATGTCCCGAGACCGTGGCCTTTCTCCAGCGGGCCATGGGCTACGGCCTGACCGGTCACACCCACGAACAGGTCTTTTTGCTCTTGTCCGGCGAGGGCCGCAACGGCAAGGGCATTTTCGTGGAGACGGCCCTGTCCATCATGGGCCAGTACGCCGGGCCCATCCAGGCCGAAATGCTGCTTGACCAAGGTCGCGGGGCCCGCAACCCGGCCGGCCCGTCCCCGGACATCATGTCCCTGCGCGGCCGCCGCCTGGTGGTGGCCTCGGAGTCCGACGAGGCCCGGCGCTTCTCCAGCTCCAAGCTCAAGTGGATCACCGGCCAGGACTCTCTCGTCGGCCGGAACCCCAACGAGAAGTTCCAGGTCACGTTCCTGCCCACCCACCTCCTGATCCTCTGCACCAACAACGACCCCTACGCCCCGGCCGACGACTTCGCGTTCTGGGAGCGGGTCCGCAAGGTGGTCTGGCCCTTCCAGTTCGTCCACCGTCCGGATCCGGACAACCCCCGCCAGAAGCTCCGGGACGACCGGCTCCGCTCGGCCCTGGCCAACGAGCGGCCCGGAATCCTGCGTTGGATGGTGGAGGGCTGCCTGCTGTGGAGGGGGGAGGGGCTGAATCCGCCCCCACCGGTCATGTCGGCCGGGGACGAGTACCGGCGCGAGAACGACCAGATCCAGGACTGGATCGACGAGTGTGTCGGCCTGTCCGACGGGGGCGAGACATCGAGCAACGACCTCTATGAGAATTTCGGGGCCTGGTGGCGCAAATACCACGGGGCCCGGGTCCCCTCCATCGCCTGGTGGGGTCGTCGCATGTCCAAGAAGTTCGAGCGGATCAAGCGCGGCGTCTACTACTACCAGGGCCTGTTCCTGACCGTGGAAACGGAGTCCCTCAAGTGA
- a CDS encoding PAS domain-containing protein gives MTFPRDIPCEAILDSIADGVFTVDLDWNITSFNQSAERIIGIPREEAIGQKCWDVFRSSLCDGDCAMRASLRTGEAVGGKSIFIIRPDGRKVPISVSAAPLHCLDGKRIGGVETFRDLSDIQAMRRTLDGRYTFEDIVGKSRPLRKIFDILPRIAESGSTVLLTGESGTGKELFARAIHNLSPRADKPMVTVNCGALPAELLESELFGYKAGAFTDAKKDKPGRFARAEGGTMFLDEIGDMPGPLQVKLLRVLQERTYEPLGGVETVRSDVRIIAATNKDLRELMAKRVFREDLYYRLGVAEIRLPPLRERPEDIPLLIDHFIRHFNHLKGKDIQGLSEDSQALLMRSNYPGNIRELENIIEFAFILCPSGFIQIEHLPDHFLPKDPSPRVRPLTLEAVKCEAVRQALARNDGKRMKACRELGITKDTLRRMIERCSREDPGFPVV, from the coding sequence ATGACCTTTCCCCGGGACATCCCCTGCGAGGCCATCCTCGACAGCATTGCCGACGGGGTGTTCACCGTCGATCTCGACTGGAACATCACCTCCTTCAATCAGTCGGCCGAGCGGATCATCGGCATCCCCCGGGAGGAAGCCATCGGCCAGAAATGTTGGGATGTCTTTCGGTCCAGCCTCTGTGACGGAGACTGCGCCATGCGGGCCAGCCTGCGCACCGGCGAGGCCGTGGGCGGAAAGTCCATCTTCATCATCCGGCCAGACGGCCGCAAGGTCCCCATCAGCGTCAGTGCCGCCCCCCTGCATTGCCTCGACGGCAAGAGGATCGGCGGGGTGGAAACCTTTCGGGATCTGAGCGACATCCAGGCCATGCGCCGAACCCTGGATGGCCGCTACACCTTTGAGGACATTGTCGGAAAAAGCAGGCCCTTGCGGAAGATCTTCGACATCCTGCCCCGCATCGCCGAGAGCGGGTCCACGGTCCTTCTGACCGGTGAATCCGGCACGGGCAAGGAACTCTTCGCCCGGGCCATTCACAATTTGAGCCCCCGGGCCGACAAGCCCATGGTCACCGTCAATTGCGGGGCCCTTCCCGCCGAGCTTCTGGAATCGGAACTCTTCGGCTACAAGGCCGGAGCCTTTACCGACGCCAAAAAGGACAAGCCCGGGCGGTTTGCCCGGGCCGAGGGCGGGACCATGTTCCTAGATGAAATCGGGGATATGCCCGGCCCCCTGCAGGTCAAACTCCTTCGCGTCCTCCAGGAGAGGACCTACGAACCGCTGGGCGGAGTGGAGACCGTCAGGTCCGATGTGCGGATCATCGCCGCCACGAACAAGGACCTGCGCGAACTCATGGCTAAAAGGGTGTTCCGGGAAGACCTCTACTACCGGCTCGGCGTGGCCGAAATCCGCCTGCCTCCCCTGCGAGAACGTCCCGAAGACATTCCGCTCCTCATTGATCATTTCATCCGCCACTTCAACCATCTCAAGGGCAAAGACATCCAGGGTCTGTCCGAGGATTCCCAGGCCCTACTCATGCGTTCCAACTACCCGGGCAATATCAGGGAGTTGGAGAACATCATCGAATTCGCCTTCATCCTTTGCCCCTCGGGCTTTATCCAGATCGAGCATCTTCCCGACCACTTCCTGCCTAAGGATCCCAGCCCCCGGGTCCGCCCCCTGACCCTAGAGGCTGTCAAATGCGAGGCCGTCCGCCAGGCCCTGGCCCGCAACGACGGCAAACGCATGAAGGCCTGCCGGGAACTCGGCATCACCAAGGACACCCTCCGGCGGATGATCGAGCGTTGCTCCAGGGAAGATCCCGGTTTTCCCGTCGTCTGA